A genomic segment from Segniliparus rotundus DSM 44985 encodes:
- the ftsY gene encoding signal recognition particle-docking protein FtsY: protein MSSEMWVVVAVVAALVVLAAVCGGLLLARRRRIRLTSQSAATPEASTYQAKSGFSFAEGGSAVPTPQIAHAPPKVEATGLPGVGDDAATPVDSPKPTVRDVVLPDVDVEQPEPEPEERQAEEIVPSGERWGNLRGRLARSQSSVGRVLVGLLGGGDLDEESWEDIETTLLAADLGASTTEHVIDKLRAALARAEVRSEAQARAVLKEVLIGELKPELDRSVRALPHAERPSVVLVVGVNGTGKTTTTGKLARVLIADGRRVLLGAADTFRAAAVDQLQTWGRRVGAEVVTGAEGADPASVAFEAVRRGVETGADVVLIDTAGRLHTKTGLMDELGKIKRVVERKAAVDEVVLVLDATIGQNGLHQAKVFSEVVDVTAVALTKLDGTAKGGIVFAVQQELGVPVKLVGLGEGKDDLAPFEPVAFVDALLG from the coding sequence GTGAGCTCAGAGATGTGGGTCGTCGTCGCCGTCGTAGCGGCCCTTGTGGTGTTGGCGGCGGTGTGCGGGGGCTTGTTGCTCGCGCGGCGGCGCAGGATCCGCCTCACGTCGCAGTCGGCGGCCACGCCTGAGGCTTCGACCTATCAGGCCAAGAGCGGCTTCAGCTTTGCCGAGGGCGGCTCCGCCGTCCCGACGCCGCAGATCGCGCACGCGCCGCCCAAGGTCGAAGCGACCGGCCTGCCGGGAGTGGGGGACGACGCGGCCACGCCGGTCGATTCGCCCAAGCCCACCGTGCGGGACGTGGTTCTGCCCGACGTCGACGTGGAGCAGCCAGAACCCGAGCCGGAGGAGCGCCAGGCCGAGGAGATTGTGCCGTCGGGGGAGCGGTGGGGCAATCTGCGCGGGCGGCTCGCGCGTTCGCAGAGCAGCGTCGGCCGGGTTTTGGTCGGGCTGCTCGGCGGCGGCGACCTCGACGAGGAATCGTGGGAGGACATCGAGACGACGCTTCTTGCCGCTGATCTCGGGGCCAGCACCACGGAGCACGTCATCGACAAGCTCCGCGCCGCGCTCGCTCGCGCCGAGGTCCGCTCGGAGGCCCAGGCCCGAGCGGTGCTCAAAGAAGTGCTCATCGGCGAGCTCAAGCCCGAACTCGACCGCTCGGTCCGCGCGCTGCCGCACGCCGAGCGGCCTTCGGTGGTGCTCGTGGTCGGCGTGAACGGCACGGGGAAGACCACGACCACCGGCAAACTCGCCCGAGTGCTCATCGCGGACGGCCGAAGAGTCCTGCTCGGCGCGGCGGACACGTTCCGGGCCGCCGCTGTGGACCAGCTGCAGACGTGGGGCCGCCGCGTGGGAGCTGAAGTCGTCACCGGCGCCGAGGGCGCAGACCCCGCCTCGGTCGCCTTCGAAGCCGTGCGCCGGGGCGTCGAGACCGGGGCAGACGTGGTCCTCATCGACACCGCGGGCCGACTGCACACCAAGACCGGCCTCATGGACGAGCTCGGCAAGATCAAACGTGTTGTCGAGCGCAAGGCGGCGGTGGACGAGGTGGTTCTCGTCCTCGACGCCACCATCGGCCAGAACGGCTTGCACCAGGCGAAAGTGTTCTCCGAGGTCGTCGATGTGACCGCAGTGGCGCTCACCAAGCTCGACGGCACCGCCAAGGGCGGGATCGTCTTCGCCGTGCAGCAAGAGCTAGGCGTCCCGGTCAAGCTGGTCGGCCTCGGCGAGGGCAAGGACGACCTCGCGCCCTTCGAGCCGGTGGCTTTCGTCGATGCTCTGCTCGGCTGA